The Helicobacter mustelae genome has a segment encoding these proteins:
- a CDS encoding prephenate dehydrogenase yields the protein MQAGIIGLGLIGGSLGLALKETKMFKMILGYDCNSLHMQQALSLGLIDECIELHEIKQCDVIFLAIPLDAITKTLKNFGSLSPHSTIIDLGSAKEQILREIPQNLRKNYIGAHPMCGTENNGPKAAIKGLFDKKIVILTSIEQSGEFQVAFCKEIFIAIGMQIVKMQAKEHDEHIALISHLPHLISYALANTVLEQEKKEFILTLIGGGFRDMSRISKSSPIMWRDIFKQNRKNVLESLGLFEKQIQAAQQMLEKEDYQGLEKWMSNANSLKNFI from the coding sequence ATGCAGGCAGGGATTATCGGGCTAGGGCTTATTGGCGGATCTTTGGGGCTGGCACTCAAAGAAACCAAGATGTTTAAAATGATTCTGGGCTATGATTGCAATTCCTTGCACATGCAACAAGCCCTCTCTTTAGGACTTATTGATGAGTGCATAGAGCTTCATGAAATCAAGCAATGCGATGTGATTTTTTTGGCCATTCCGCTAGATGCCATCACAAAGACGCTAAAAAATTTTGGTTCTCTGTCACCACATAGCACCATCATCGATCTAGGTAGTGCAAAGGAGCAGATCCTGCGTGAGATCCCTCAAAACTTGCGCAAAAACTATATTGGCGCCCACCCTATGTGTGGCACTGAAAATAATGGCCCAAAGGCCGCTATCAAGGGGCTTTTTGACAAAAAAATCGTCATCCTAACAAGCATTGAGCAAAGTGGGGAATTCCAAGTAGCGTTTTGCAAAGAGATTTTCATCGCAATAGGAATGCAGATCGTAAAAATGCAAGCCAAGGAACATGATGAGCACATCGCCCTCATCTCTCACCTCCCTCATCTCATCAGCTATGCATTAGCCAACACAGTCCTAGAGCAAGAAAAAAAGGAATTTATCCTAACTCTCATTGGAGGAGGATTTAGGGATATGAGCAGGATCTCCAAAAGCTCTCCCATTATGTGGAGAGATATTTTCAAGCAAAACCGAAAAAATGTCCTAGAGTCCCTAGGGCTTTTTGAAAAACAGATACAGGCAGCGCAGCAAATGCTAGAAAAAGAAGACTATCAGGGACTAGAAAAATGGATGAGCAATGCAAACAGCTTGAAAAATTTCATCTAA
- the bamA gene encoding outer membrane protein assembly factor BamA yields the protein MFLCFSFAEEMIKEVRYDGLVYMSDLLAQEVTGIQKNQPLDDKKLDKAILELYSQGYFRDVYATFDDGILTFHFVEKPRVASIEIKGYGTEQEREGLYKQIGVKKGDVFDDQKLEKAKEILQTVLEVHGYYGTTIQLIKTELSENVYAIIFDVNRGDNIYITKAIYDGRKALSVSDVESLSANKERQFMGWMWGRNNGKLHLQELEYDSMRIQDVYMRHGFLDAKVSAPFLDANFSNFTAHLYYKIDEGRQYTVSDVEVDIDDEVESVSKLKKISRVKVGKIFNIEDLRMDAQLLKQAIADYGHAFAVVSPDLDKNEKEGTVKVIYRIQVGQKVHIGDVIVTGNTRTGDRIIRREILLGPGDTYSLTKILASENALRRLGFFENVKIDQKRTSEHSMDLIVNVSEGRTGELQFGMGYGSYGGLMINGTVSERNLFGTGHNASIYANISTGSGLSYLGIKNAGRSFSGNITLSNPRLFDSYYSASVNIYATYSINYQYVQQNGGFGVSIGKLLTNTLRVGLGYDLNILKTSHFTSPLYERYYASSNRIVGSFDVGGRPIEVRGLWKKDYTLPITSSITPSLSFDNTDDYYFPKNGFIASTYLQFNGLGGDVYNTKVYAKFAAYYHFKRMIGLDLIGRYKVQGGYLFRYNPEGFLPINTTFYLGGVTTVRGFRSGSITPKDQFGLWVGGDGIFTNAVELSYGLLEKAKLRISAWFDYGLLSYRVYEGKSKNLANYKNYGILGTGESAITWRAAVGLALEWVSPMGPIVLVFPIKRFNQQPGDLISNFEFTMGTRF from the coding sequence ATGTTTTTATGTTTTAGTTTTGCAGAGGAGATGATTAAGGAAGTACGTTATGATGGGCTTGTGTACATGTCGGATTTGCTTGCTCAAGAAGTCACTGGCATCCAGAAAAACCAACCCCTAGATGACAAAAAACTCGATAAGGCGATTTTAGAGCTTTATTCCCAGGGCTATTTTAGAGATGTATATGCGACTTTTGATGATGGGATTTTGACCTTTCATTTTGTGGAAAAGCCACGGGTGGCAAGCATTGAGATCAAGGGCTATGGAACAGAGCAAGAGCGGGAGGGGCTGTATAAGCAGATTGGCGTAAAGAAGGGCGATGTTTTTGATGATCAAAAGCTAGAAAAAGCCAAAGAGATTCTGCAAACAGTGCTTGAGGTGCATGGATATTATGGCACCACCATCCAATTAATTAAAACTGAGCTCAGCGAGAATGTGTATGCCATTATTTTTGATGTCAATCGTGGGGATAATATCTATATCACCAAGGCCATTTATGATGGACGCAAGGCCCTTTCTGTGAGTGATGTGGAATCCCTCTCTGCCAACAAAGAAAGACAGTTCATGGGCTGGATGTGGGGGCGCAACAACGGAAAGCTGCATTTACAAGAGCTAGAATATGATAGCATGAGAATCCAGGATGTCTATATGCGTCATGGATTCTTGGATGCCAAGGTTTCTGCACCATTCCTAGACGCCAATTTTTCCAATTTCACTGCGCATCTTTATTATAAAATCGATGAGGGGAGGCAGTACACCGTCTCTGACGTGGAAGTTGATATTGATGATGAGGTAGAATCTGTCTCCAAGCTCAAAAAAATCTCTCGTGTAAAGGTTGGCAAGATTTTCAATATTGAAGATCTGCGCATGGATGCCCAGCTGCTAAAACAAGCCATCGCTGATTATGGCCATGCCTTTGCAGTGGTATCTCCTGACCTTGACAAAAATGAAAAAGAGGGTACAGTCAAGGTCATCTATCGCATCCAAGTGGGCCAAAAGGTGCATATTGGAGATGTCATCGTCACAGGTAATACACGAACCGGAGATAGGATCATCCGCCGTGAGATTTTGCTAGGCCCAGGGGATACCTATTCGCTCACCAAGATCCTTGCCTCAGAAAATGCGCTGCGCAGACTGGGCTTTTTTGAAAATGTCAAAATTGATCAAAAGCGTACCAGCGAGCATTCCATGGACTTGATTGTGAATGTGTCTGAGGGCAGGACTGGGGAACTGCAGTTTGGTATGGGTTATGGGAGCTATGGGGGTTTGATGATCAATGGAACCGTGAGTGAGCGCAACCTCTTTGGAACTGGGCATAATGCGAGTATTTATGCCAATATCTCCACAGGTTCTGGGCTCTCTTATTTGGGGATTAAAAATGCAGGTCGATCTTTCTCGGGAAATATTACACTAAGCAATCCAAGATTATTTGATAGCTATTATAGTGCTTCTGTTAATATCTATGCTACCTATTCTATCAACTATCAGTATGTCCAGCAAAATGGTGGTTTTGGGGTGAGTATTGGTAAGTTGCTTACAAATACCTTGCGCGTAGGCTTAGGTTATGATTTAAATATCCTTAAAACTTCTCATTTCACCTCACCCCTCTATGAGCGCTATTATGCCTCCAGCAATCGTATTGTTGGCTCCTTTGATGTGGGTGGTAGACCCATCGAGGTGCGTGGGCTTTGGAAAAAAGACTATACTCTACCAATTACTAGCTCCATTACTCCAAGTCTTAGCTTTGATAATACCGATGACTATTATTTCCCCAAAAATGGCTTTATTGCATCCACTTATCTCCAATTCAATGGGCTTGGTGGAGATGTTTACAATACCAAGGTTTATGCAAAGTTTGCAGCGTATTATCATTTCAAAAGAATGATTGGACTGGATTTGATTGGACGTTACAAAGTGCAGGGAGGATATTTGTTCCGCTATAATCCAGAGGGATTCTTACCAATCAACACCACTTTTTATCTCGGTGGGGTGACCACGGTGCGTGGATTTAGAAGTGGTTCGATTACCCCAAAAGATCAGTTTGGTCTATGGGTAGGAGGAGATGGAATCTTTACCAATGCAGTAGAACTTAGTTATGGTTTGCTAGAGAAAGCAAAATTGAGAATTTCTGCTTGGTTTGATTATGGTTTGCTGAGCTATCGTGTATATGAAGGAAAGAGTAAAAATTTGGCAAACTATAAAAATTATGGTATTTTGGGAACAGGAGAAAGTGCGATAACATGGAGGGCAGCTGTTGGTTTGGCACTAGAGTGGGTTTCTCCCATGGGTCCTATAGTACTTGTATTCCCGATAAAAAGATTCAATCAGCAGCCAGGGGATTTGATTTCAAACTTTGAATTCACCATGGGAACGAGATTTTAA
- a CDS encoding dehypoxanthine futalosine cyclase — protein MKRASNQEILHLMQNASLRELGVMANEIKIKLHPERITTFIVDRNINYTNICWVDCEFCAFKRRINEDGGYILSFEEIDRKIDELLEIGGTQILFQGGVHPKLKIDYYENLVEHIHQKYPQITIHGFSAIEIYYIAKVSKLSIPDVLQRLKAKGLSSIPGAGAEILSDRVRDIIAPKKIDSDEWIDVHRQAHRLGIKSTATMMFGSVDRDEDIIEHWERIRDLQDETGGFRAFILWSFQPQNTPLQSKMPHLQKASPNRYLRLLACSRIYLDNFKNIQSSWVTQGSYVGQLALLFGANDLGSTMMEENVVSAAGARNSMNQQEMIELIRDIGEHPAKRNTAYEILERY, from the coding sequence ATGAAAAGAGCAAGCAATCAAGAAATATTGCACCTCATGCAAAATGCCTCTCTAAGGGAACTGGGGGTCATGGCAAATGAGATAAAAATAAAGTTGCATCCAGAAAGAATCACCACCTTCATCGTGGATAGAAATATCAATTACACCAATATTTGTTGGGTGGACTGCGAGTTTTGCGCATTTAAGAGAAGGATCAATGAAGATGGGGGCTATATTCTTAGTTTTGAAGAGATTGATAGGAAAATTGATGAATTATTAGAGATTGGCGGCACACAGATTCTGTTTCAGGGTGGCGTGCATCCTAAGCTAAAGATTGATTATTATGAGAATCTTGTGGAGCATATTCATCAAAAATATCCCCAAATCACCATTCATGGATTCTCTGCAATTGAGATTTATTACATTGCCAAGGTTTCCAAACTCAGCATCCCTGATGTCTTGCAGCGCCTAAAAGCCAAGGGCCTCTCCTCCATTCCTGGGGCGGGTGCAGAGATCTTGAGTGATCGTGTGCGCGATATCATCGCACCAAAAAAGATTGATTCTGATGAATGGATTGATGTGCATAGACAGGCTCATAGACTTGGTATCAAAAGTACGGCTACAATGATGTTTGGCAGCGTGGATAGGGATGAGGATATTATTGAGCATTGGGAGAGGATACGCGATCTCCAAGATGAGACAGGGGGATTTCGGGCATTTATTTTGTGGAGTTTCCAACCCCAAAACACGCCTCTGCAATCCAAAATGCCACATTTGCAAAAGGCATCTCCCAATCGTTATTTGCGCCTGCTTGCCTGCAGTAGGATTTATCTGGATAATTTTAAAAATATCCAAAGCTCTTGGGTGACGCAGGGCTCTTATGTAGGGCAGTTGGCATTGCTTTTTGGGGCTAATGATCTAGGAAGTACAATGATGGAGGAAAATGTCGTCTCTGCTGCTGGTGCGCGCAATTCTATGAATCAGCAGGAAATGATTGAATTAATCAGGGACATAGGAGAGCATCCTGCCAAGCGCAACACTGCTTATGAAATTTTGGAAAGATATTGA
- a CDS encoding M16 family metallopeptidase, translating into MMKKIILIFGFILGVAMQANEVTYIKINEQKVPVIFEESHLIPTGFLRLSFLGGGSINDRNLSGLSALSAALLNEGTKTLGVIGFSKELDKRAITLQASSGIETINLEMQFLTEMQEDALKLLKDLIFDPNFTPQTLEKIRNNAISRLSAKENDFDYIANRNLSKILFEGSPLANSPTALTLKKIQLEDIRVLIHQNFVLSRLVITMGGDMKKEQALQKLSAILSGLPQGVPASRPFYHVSAKTQEKIVYKQTEQAYIYFGSPFNLSDMRNEGYKAKILGFVLGSSGFGSRLMEEIRVKRGLAYSAYLRINTGKVVNYASGYLQTKPENQDEAIKLVKEIVARFVKEGITKEELEGAKQFLLGSQPLREETLSQRLDAQFLNFYLGLPLDFNKIQLEQIKNVSLQEMNAYIKGHTELNNLSFSIVTVRQKSSKEEKK; encoded by the coding sequence ATGATGAAGAAGATAATTTTAATTTTTGGGTTTATTTTAGGAGTGGCAATGCAAGCAAATGAAGTAACTTATATAAAAATTAATGAGCAAAAGGTCCCTGTAATTTTTGAGGAATCCCATCTCATTCCTACGGGCTTTTTGCGACTGAGTTTTTTGGGTGGCGGAAGCATCAATGATAGAAATCTCTCAGGCCTCAGTGCCTTAAGTGCAGCGTTGCTCAATGAGGGTACAAAAACATTGGGTGTGATTGGATTTTCCAAAGAGCTGGATAAGCGCGCAATTACCCTGCAGGCAAGTTCTGGGATTGAGACCATCAATCTTGAGATGCAATTTCTCACAGAAATGCAAGAAGATGCTTTGAAGCTTTTGAAAGATTTGATTTTTGATCCCAATTTCACCCCTCAGACTTTGGAGAAAATCCGCAATAATGCGATTAGTCGTCTATCAGCAAAGGAAAATGATTTTGACTACATCGCCAATAGAAATCTCTCCAAAATCCTTTTTGAGGGAAGTCCTTTGGCAAATAGCCCCACTGCTCTCACGCTCAAAAAAATCCAATTAGAAGATATCAGGGTGCTAATCCATCAGAATTTTGTCCTCTCTAGATTGGTGATTACTATGGGTGGGGACATGAAAAAAGAACAAGCCCTACAAAAGTTAAGTGCCATCCTCTCTGGTCTCCCTCAGGGCGTGCCTGCAAGTCGTCCCTTTTATCATGTGAGTGCCAAGACTCAAGAAAAGATTGTATACAAGCAAACAGAGCAGGCCTATATTTATTTTGGCTCACCCTTTAATCTCAGTGACATGAGAAATGAGGGCTATAAAGCAAAGATTTTGGGATTTGTTCTGGGATCTAGCGGCTTTGGATCAAGGCTGATGGAGGAGATTCGCGTAAAGCGCGGACTAGCATATTCTGCGTATTTGCGTATCAATACAGGCAAGGTTGTCAATTATGCCTCTGGCTATCTACAAACAAAGCCAGAAAATCAAGATGAGGCCATCAAGTTGGTCAAGGAGATTGTGGCTCGATTTGTCAAAGAGGGGATCACTAAAGAAGAGTTAGAGGGCGCTAAGCAATTCTTATTAGGCAGTCAGCCACTAAGAGAAGAAACGCTCTCTCAGCGCCTAGATGCACAATTTTTGAATTTTTATTTGGGATTACCCTTAGATTTCAACAAGATCCAATTAGAGCAAATCAAAAATGTGAGTCTGCAAGAAATGAATGCCTATATCAAGGGGCACACAGAATTGAATAATCTAAGCTTTAGCATCGTAACAGTGCGGCAAAAATCTAGCAAAGAGGAGAAAAAATGA